The following proteins are encoded in a genomic region of Sorangiineae bacterium MSr12523:
- a CDS encoding DnaJ domain-containing protein, translating to MADDLYTVLGVPKGADTETIKKAYRKLAQKLHPDKNPGNKQVEARFKAVNNAYNVLSDDSKRKLYDEFGEEGLREGFDPNRVRAYKQWASQQGARGGGGGHGGVWTNAEGVRIEDLFGGMGGNNAAGVGDVFGDLFGRARRQRGPMKGQDLESEVTIDFASAVNGATMDLRTDDGKSVTVRIPPGADEGSRVRIPGQGGHSPNGGPPGDLVLVVHVKEHPFFKREGDDLHVNVPITLKEAYQGAKVRVPTPDGFVSLRVPEGTQSGNVVRARGKGVTRKGRTPGDLYVHFLVRIPQDRSPETAALIDQLAEKDPSDPREELRF from the coding sequence ATGGCTGACGACCTCTATACCGTGCTGGGCGTCCCCAAAGGCGCCGACACGGAGACGATAAAAAAAGCCTACCGCAAGCTCGCGCAGAAACTGCACCCGGACAAAAACCCCGGGAACAAGCAGGTCGAGGCGCGCTTCAAAGCGGTGAACAACGCGTACAACGTCCTGTCCGACGACTCGAAGCGTAAGCTCTACGACGAGTTCGGCGAAGAAGGCCTTCGCGAAGGGTTCGATCCGAACCGGGTGCGCGCCTACAAGCAATGGGCCTCGCAGCAAGGTGCCCGCGGCGGTGGCGGCGGGCACGGCGGTGTGTGGACCAACGCAGAAGGCGTGCGCATCGAGGATCTCTTCGGTGGGATGGGCGGCAACAACGCCGCCGGCGTGGGCGACGTCTTCGGCGATCTCTTTGGCCGAGCACGCCGCCAGCGCGGCCCGATGAAAGGGCAGGACCTCGAGAGCGAGGTGACCATCGACTTTGCCTCCGCCGTCAATGGCGCCACGATGGATTTGCGCACCGACGATGGAAAATCCGTCACCGTGCGCATTCCGCCGGGCGCCGACGAGGGCAGCCGCGTGCGCATTCCCGGGCAGGGTGGCCATTCGCCCAACGGCGGCCCACCGGGCGATCTCGTGCTGGTGGTGCACGTCAAGGAGCACCCCTTCTTCAAGCGCGAGGGGGACGACCTTCACGTGAACGTGCCCATCACCTTGAAGGAGGCCTACCAGGGCGCCAAGGTTCGCGTCCCCACGCCGGACGGCTTCGTGTCGCTGCGCGTTCCCGAGGGAACACAAAGCGGCAACGTGGTGCGCGCCCGCGGCAAGGGCGTCACCCGCAAGGGTCGCACCCCGGGCGATCTCTATGTGCACTTCCTGGTGCGCATCCCGCAGGACCGCTCGCCCGAGACCGCCGCCCTGATCGACCAGCTCGCCGAAAAGGACCCCAGCGACCCGCGCGAAGAGTTGCGCTTCTAG